Proteins encoded by one window of Fusarium graminearum PH-1 chromosome 1, whole genome shotgun sequence:
- a CDS encoding 40S ribosomal protein S19, whose protein sequence is MAGGVTVRDVDAQKFITAYSAFLKRQGKLPIPGWVDTVKTGPAKELPPQDIDWFYVRAASIARHVYLRKTVGVGRLRKVHGTAKNRGSRPSKHVDASGSVDRKVMQSLEKIGVLEQDEEKGGRRITQAGQRDLDRIAQTTAEAEEEEDDE, encoded by the exons ATGGCCGGCGGAGTTACCGTTCGCGATGTCGAT GCGCAGAAGTTCATCACTGCCTACTCTGCTTTCTTGAAGCGTCAGGGCAAGCTTCCCATCCCTG GTTGGGTCGACACCGTCAAGACTGGTCCTGCCAAGGAGCTCCCTCCCCAGGACATTGACTGGTTCTACGTCCGCGCTGCCTCCATCGCCCGCCACGTCTACCTCCGCAAGACTGTCGGTGTTGGCCGTCTCCGCAAGGTCCACGGTACCGCCAAGAACCGCGGCAGCCGTCCCTCCAAGCACGTCGATGCTTCCGGCTCCGTCGACCGAAAGGTCATGCAGtctcttgagaagatcggTGTCCTTGAGCAggacgaggagaagggtgGCCGCCGCATCACCCAGGCCGGTCAGCGTGATTTGGACCGTATCGCCCAGACCACCgctgaggccgaggaggaggaggatgacgagtaA